One window of the Sebastes umbrosus isolate fSebUmb1 chromosome 1, fSebUmb1.pri, whole genome shotgun sequence genome contains the following:
- the LOC119493170 gene encoding uncharacterized protein LOC119493170 gives MESTMSTSILTSNGGRSTTNTGHSTTTINSTPSTTVSPSSLSTFPPLTVATTTVNNESIPTSKALTSVEIISTNKFTTVSHSTSTIIPLSNTTVTVIISPTTPQCEKCLTECIGGTCSFNATLVGCHCHCPHDFVYGDSCSFGNNDTPAHVDTGALPTRNATVTLEIDITFLKAFNNLNSPQSLEFIKKFEQQLEALCKEADPQTFKRVKVIKLTQGSVVAESVAEYIYPNNETQIQFVNNQLVGVLTGILNDSSKLINISQAFNNSAVKLNKLIFHTPEITNITDLKPFVNCSGFANYTAELVNGQWQCAGPCKTNPDYCHQHGECQNEIHKGPICRKRSNSYNRRLSAFEEDFFDFSDTGDHNLGLAGTYT, from the exons ATGGAATCGACAATGTCAACATCaattctcacctcaaatggaggaaGAAGCACTACCAACACTGGTCATTCCACAACGACAATCAACTCTACCCCAAGTACAACGGTCTCACCAAGTTCACTGTCTACATTCCCTCCACTAACTGTGGCAACAACGACTGTAAATAATGAATCAATACCAACTTCAAAGGCTTTGACGTCAGTGGAAATCATCAGCACAAACAAATTTACAACAGTCAGTCATTCAACATCTACCATTATTCCCCTTTCAAATACTACTGTCACTGTGATAATATCACCTACAACTCCTCAGTGTGAGAAGTGCCTGACTGAGTGTATCGGAGGTACCTGTTCATTCAATGCAACACTTGTAGGATGTCACTGCCACTGCCCCCATGATTTTGTCTATGGAGATTCCTGCTCTTTTGGAAATAATGACACCCCTGCTCATGTTG ATACCGGAGCATTACCAACTCGAAATGCAACTGTGACTTTGGAAATCGACATCACTTTTCTTAAGGCTTTTAATAATCTAAACTCACCTCAATCATTAGAATTCATCAAGAAATTTGAACAGCAG CTTGAAGCCCTATGCAAAGAAGCAGATCCACAAACCTTTAAAAGAGTAAAAGTCATCAAGTTAAC ACAAGGAAGTGTTGTTGCAGAGAGCGTGGCGGAGTACATCTATCCAAACAATGAAACTCAAATCCAGTTTGTCAACAATCAGCTTGTTGGGGTGTTGACTGGTATCTTGAATGACTCAAGTAAACTCATTAATATTTCTCAAGCCTTTAATAATTCAGCTGTGAAATTAAATAAACTCATCTTCCACACACCTGAGATAACAA ATATCACCGATCTGAAGCCTTTTGTAAACTGCTCTGGGTTTGCTAATTACACTGCTGAGCTTGTTAATGGTCAATGGCAGTGTGCTGGACCTTGCAAAACAAACCCTGATTATTGTCATCAACATGGTGAATGTCAAAATGAAATTCACAAAGGGCCAATCTGTAG GAAAAGAAGCAACTCCTACAACAGAAGACTGTCTGCGTTTGAGGAAGATTTCTTTGACTTCTCTGATACAG GAGATCACAACTTGGGACTTGCAGGCACTTACACATGA
- the LOC119484856 gene encoding mucin-3A-like, whose amino-acid sequence MATTTVNNESIPTSKALTSVEIISTIKFTTVSHSTSTIIPLSNTTVTVIISPTTPQCEKCLTECIRGTCLFNATFGGCHCHCHHDFVNGDSCSFGNNDTPAHVDTGALPTRNATVTLEINITFQAAFNNLNSPQSLEFIKKFEQQLEALCKEADPQTFKKVQVIKLTRGSVVAESVVEYIYPNNETQIQFVNNQLVGVLTGILNDSSKLIHISQAFDNSTVKLNKLIFHTPEITNITDLMPFVNCSGFANYTAELVNGQLQCAGHCKTNPDYCHQHGECRNDIYKGPTCRCFNSSLEQFYGPQCNSSTEQQSTSVTTMTPTGKMESTVNIYNNDVFVDRTTIYICHDYDSDRKNGIDRVNVNTYLKWRKKHYQHWSFHNDNQFYHKYNGHTKFTIYSPSTNYSLNSNISWTRN is encoded by the exons ATGGCGACAACCACAGTAAATAATGAATCAATACCAACTTCAAAGGCTTTGACGTCAGTGGAAATCATCAGCACAATCAAATTTACAACAGTCAGTCATTCAACATCTACCATTATTCCCCTTTCAAATACTACTGTCACTGTGATAATATCACCTACAACTCCTCAGTGTGAGAAGTGCCTGACTGAGTGTATCCGGGGTACCTGTTTATTCAATGCGACATTTGGAGGATGTCATTGCCACTGCCACCATGATTTTGTCAATGGAGATTCCTGCTCTTTTGGAAACAATGACACCCCTGCTCATGTTG ATACCGGAGCATTACCAACTCGAAATGCAACTGTGACTTTGGAAATAAACATCACTTTTCAGGCGGCTTTTAATAATCTAAACTCACCTCAATCATTAGAATTTATCAAGAAATTTGAACAGCAG CTTGAAGCCTTATGTAAAGAAGCAGatccacaaacatttaaaaaagtacAAGTCATCAAGTTAAC ACGAGGAAGTGTTGTTGCAGAGAGCGTGGTGGAGTACATCTATCCAAACAATGAAACTCAAATCCAGTTTGTCAACAATCAGCTTGTTGGGGTGTTGACTGGTATCTTGAATGACTCAAGTAAACTCATTCATATTTCTCAAGCCTTTGATAATTCAACTGTGAAATTAAATAAACTCATCTTCCACACACCTGAGATAACAA ATATCACCGATCTGATGCCTTTTGTAAACTGCTCTGGGTTTGCTAATTACACTGCTGAGCTTGTTAATGGTCAATTGCAGTGTGCTGGACATTGCAAAACAAACCCTGATTACTGTCATCAACATGGTGAATGTCGCAATGACATTTATAAAGGGCCAACCTGTAG ATGCTTCAATTCTAGCCTTGAGCAGTTTTATGGCCCACAGTGTAACTCATCGACAGAGCAACAATCTACATCTGTCACGACTATGACTCCGACAGGAAAAATGGAATCAACAGT aaacatctacaacaatgaCGTCTTCGTCGACAGAACAACAATCTACATCTGTCACGACTATGACTCCGACAGAAAAAATGGAATCGACAGGGTCAACGTCAACACTTACCTCAAATGGAGGAAGAAGCACTACCAACACTGGTCATTCCACAACGACAATCAATTCTACCACAAGTACAACGGTCATACCAAGTTCACCATCTACAGTCCCTCCACAAACTACTCCCTCAACTCAAACATCTCCTGGACacgaaattga